In Lysobacter lycopersici, a genomic segment contains:
- the smpB gene encoding SsrA-binding protein SmpB, whose product MGKKDGKDKANGGGTIALNKRARHEYHFEQTFEAGLALQGWELKSIRAGRANITESYAVVRNGELFLFGAQITPLISASTHVVADDRRTRKLLMHRREIDQAIGKVQRDGYTLVPTALYWKGNKVKAELALARGKQTHDKREAEKERDWNREKQRLLRRNNKDA is encoded by the coding sequence ATGGGCAAGAAGGACGGCAAGGATAAGGCAAACGGCGGCGGCACCATCGCGCTGAACAAGCGCGCGCGCCACGAATACCACTTCGAGCAGACGTTCGAGGCCGGGCTCGCGCTGCAGGGCTGGGAGCTGAAGTCGATCCGCGCCGGCCGCGCCAACATCACCGAAAGCTACGCCGTGGTCCGCAACGGCGAACTGTTCCTGTTCGGCGCGCAGATCACGCCGTTGATCTCGGCCTCGACCCATGTCGTCGCCGACGATCGCCGTACGCGCAAGCTGCTGATGCACCGCCGCGAGATCGACCAGGCCATCGGCAAGGTGCAGCGCGACGGCTACACCCTGGTGCCGACCGCGCTGTACTGGAAGGGCAACAAGGTCAAGGCGGAACTGGCGCTGGCGCGCGGCAAGCAGACCCACGACAAGCGCGAAGCGGAAAAGGAACGCGACTGGAACCGCGAGAAACAGCGCCTGCTTCGCCGCAACAACAAGGACGCATGA
- a CDS encoding type II toxin-antitoxin system RatA family toxin: MPTIKRSALVEHSASRMFALVNDVRAYPRRFDWCRAAEVLEEGGDRLVARLELGLGGFATWFTTENALESPHAIDMHLRAGPFKRLEGRWQFHALDESACKVSLSLDFEPESLLLAPALAIGMQGLADRMVDDFVRVADRGA, from the coding sequence GTGCCGACGATCAAGCGCAGTGCCCTGGTCGAGCATTCGGCATCGCGCATGTTCGCGCTGGTCAACGACGTGCGCGCCTACCCGCGCCGCTTCGACTGGTGCCGCGCGGCCGAGGTGCTGGAGGAAGGCGGCGACCGCCTCGTCGCGCGCCTCGAACTCGGACTGGGCGGCTTCGCCACCTGGTTCACCACCGAGAACGCGTTGGAATCGCCGCACGCCATCGACATGCACCTGCGCGCCGGCCCGTTCAAGCGGCTCGAGGGACGCTGGCAGTTCCATGCGCTGGACGAATCGGCATGCAAGGTCAGCCTGTCGCTGGATTTCGAACCGGAAAGCCTGCTGCTCGCGCCGGCGCTGGCGATCGGGATGCAGGGCCTGGCCGACCGCATGGTCGACGACTTCGTGCGCGTCGCGGATCGCGGCGCATGA
- a CDS encoding RnfH family protein — protein sequence MNVRIEIVRAWLHRHESMQLELPAGASVADALAASGWNDGECAGVAVFGARATPGQLLADGDRVEVLRGLQADPKDARRRRAASGKA from the coding sequence ATGAACGTCCGGATCGAAATCGTGCGCGCCTGGCTGCACCGGCACGAATCGATGCAGCTCGAACTGCCCGCAGGCGCGAGCGTGGCCGACGCGCTGGCGGCCAGCGGCTGGAACGACGGCGAGTGTGCGGGCGTGGCGGTGTTCGGGGCGCGCGCGACGCCAGGGCAATTGCTCGCCGATGGCGACCGGGTCGAGGTACTGCGCGGCCTGCAGGCCGATCCGAAGGACGCGCGACGCAGGCGCGCCGCGAGCGGGAAGGCCTAG
- a CDS encoding outer membrane protein assembly factor BamE, with translation MRKLPSAIVAAALALAVSGCGILYKQPIYQGNLIDKAAADQLQAGMSKEQVVNLLGTPSIADPFHHDRWDYSASERDGRLGHTEVKNLTLWFENDVLSRWDGEYFPEQDDALAKRMSRFGNLPKEKKKPGGG, from the coding sequence ATGCGCAAGCTCCCCTCCGCAATCGTTGCCGCCGCCCTCGCCCTTGCCGTGTCCGGCTGCGGGATCCTGTACAAGCAGCCGATCTACCAGGGCAACCTGATCGACAAGGCCGCCGCGGACCAGTTGCAGGCCGGCATGAGCAAGGAACAGGTGGTCAACCTGCTCGGCACGCCGTCGATCGCGGATCCGTTCCACCACGACCGTTGGGATTACTCGGCGAGCGAACGCGATGGCCGCCTCGGCCACACCGAAGTCAAGAACCTCACCCTGTGGTTCGAGAACGACGTTCTGTCGCGCTGGGATGGCGAGTATTTCCCCGAGCAGGACGATGCGCTCGCCAAACGCATGAGCCGCTTCGGCAACCTGCCGAAGGAAAAGAAGAAGCCCGGCGGAGGCTAG
- the fur gene encoding ferric iron uptake transcriptional regulator, whose protein sequence is METQDLRNAGLKVTHPRMRILELLEASKPRHMTAEDIYRHLGGQGDEIGLATVYRVLTQFEAAGLVLKHNFEGGHAVYELDRGQHHDHMVDVDTGKVIEFQSSEIEQLQQRIATEHGCEIVDHSLVLYVRKKK, encoded by the coding sequence ATGGAAACCCAGGACCTGCGCAACGCCGGGCTGAAGGTCACGCACCCGCGCATGCGCATCCTCGAACTGCTCGAGGCGTCCAAGCCCCGGCACATGACCGCCGAGGACATCTACCGCCACCTGGGCGGGCAGGGCGACGAGATCGGCCTCGCCACGGTGTACCGGGTGCTGACCCAGTTCGAGGCCGCGGGGCTCGTGCTCAAGCACAACTTCGAGGGCGGGCACGCGGTCTACGAACTCGACCGCGGCCAGCACCACGACCACATGGTCGACGTCGACACCGGCAAGGTGATCGAGTTCCAGAGCAGCGAGATCGAACAGCTGCAGCAGCGCATCGCCACCGAGCACGGCTGCGAGATCGTCGACCACTCGCTGGTGCTGTACGTCCGCAAGAAGAAGTAG
- the recN gene encoding DNA repair protein RecN, whose product MLTRLVLRDFAIAAAIELEFGPGLTVISGETGAGKSLLVDALGFLGGQRADSGMVRHGAERAELTAQFALTDAAPAMDWLRVQEFDDGDECQLRRTLRADGGSRAWINGRPATLAQVAELAALLFEIHGQHEQQALLSRPAQRELLDAYAGHDALVAIVRTHATRWRELAREREALLARGDASERRDWLRHQLDELDAEALDAESLAELDRGHRRQSHAAALIAACEEAGERLGGESSLPLQLQRLRQSLQREVAHEPRLEEVDAMLDSAAIQLDEAAALVERIRSDLDLDPEALAAMERRLSRLQDLARKHRVPLDKLAAQRETLAAEHESLADVGQRLAELVQELDGERGSWREAADALGASRHKAAKSLSDETSRLIGELGMAGGRFEVALETNDGDADPDPNGGERVEFLVSANAGQPPRPLRKVASGGELSRISLAIEVAALGLDAVPTMVFDEVDSGIGGAVAQIVGRQLRALGGKRQVLCVTHLPQVAAQGHAHWRVSKAASAGVTQSEVRALDAKQRIAELARMLGGVEVGDEARAAARKLLADAL is encoded by the coding sequence ATGCTCACCCGCCTGGTCTTGCGCGACTTCGCCATCGCCGCCGCGATCGAACTCGAATTCGGTCCCGGCCTGACCGTGATCTCCGGCGAAACCGGCGCCGGCAAGTCGTTGCTGGTCGATGCGCTCGGCTTCCTCGGCGGCCAGCGCGCGGACAGCGGCATGGTCCGGCACGGCGCCGAACGTGCGGAACTCACCGCGCAGTTCGCGTTGACCGATGCCGCGCCCGCGATGGACTGGCTGCGTGTGCAGGAATTCGACGACGGCGACGAATGCCAATTGCGGCGCACGCTGCGCGCCGACGGCGGTTCGCGCGCGTGGATCAACGGCCGCCCGGCGACGCTGGCGCAGGTCGCGGAACTGGCCGCATTGCTGTTCGAGATCCACGGCCAGCACGAACAGCAGGCGCTGCTGTCGCGGCCGGCGCAGCGCGAGCTGCTCGACGCCTACGCCGGCCACGATGCGCTCGTCGCGATAGTGCGCACGCACGCCACGCGCTGGCGCGAACTCGCGCGCGAACGCGAGGCCCTGCTCGCCCGCGGCGACGCAAGCGAACGCCGCGACTGGCTGCGCCACCAGCTCGACGAACTCGACGCCGAGGCGCTGGATGCCGAATCGCTGGCCGAACTCGACCGCGGGCATCGCCGCCAGTCCCACGCTGCGGCGCTGATCGCGGCCTGCGAGGAAGCCGGCGAACGCCTCGGTGGCGAATCCTCGCTGCCGCTGCAACTGCAGCGCCTGCGCCAGTCCCTGCAGCGTGAAGTCGCGCACGAACCACGACTGGAAGAAGTCGATGCAATGCTGGATTCGGCCGCGATCCAGCTCGACGAAGCCGCGGCGCTGGTCGAACGCATCCGCTCCGACCTCGACCTCGATCCGGAGGCGCTGGCGGCGATGGAGCGTCGCTTGTCGCGATTGCAGGACCTCGCGCGCAAGCATCGCGTGCCGCTCGACAAGTTGGCCGCGCAACGCGAAACCCTGGCCGCCGAACACGAGTCGCTGGCCGACGTCGGGCAACGCCTCGCCGAACTCGTGCAGGAACTCGATGGCGAACGCGGGTCGTGGCGCGAAGCCGCGGATGCGCTCGGCGCATCGCGGCACAAGGCGGCGAAATCGCTATCGGACGAAACCTCGCGGCTGATCGGCGAACTCGGCATGGCAGGCGGTCGGTTCGAGGTCGCGTTGGAAACCAACGACGGCGACGCCGATCCCGATCCGAACGGTGGCGAGCGCGTGGAATTCCTCGTTTCCGCGAACGCCGGGCAACCCCCGAGGCCGTTGCGCAAGGTCGCGTCCGGCGGCGAGCTGTCGCGCATCTCGCTGGCAATCGAGGTCGCCGCGCTCGGCCTCGACGCGGTGCCGACCATGGTGTTCGACGAAGTGGATTCGGGCATCGGCGGCGCGGTCGCGCAGATCGTCGGCCGCCAGTTGCGCGCGCTCGGCGGCAAGCGCCAGGTGCTGTGCGTCACCCACCTGCCGCAGGTCGCGGCGCAGGGCCATGCGCACTGGCGCGTGAGCAAGGCCGCCAGCGCCGGCGTCACCCAGAGCGAGGTGCGGGCGCTGGACGCGAAACAACGCATCGCCGAACTCGCGCGCATGCTCGGCGGCGTGGAAGTCGGCGACGAGGCGCGCGCCGCAGCGAGGAAACTGCTGGCGGACGCACTGTAG
- the hrcA gene encoding heat-inducible transcriptional repressor HrcA, which produces MARPRDPELLDPRARQLLRSLIGRYIRDGEPVGSQTLARHAGLDVSPATIRNILADLEGAGLLAAPHASAGRVPTAQGYRVFVDSLLQLKPLGEGELSRLRQELPAGAGTQALLGNASELLSAMTHFVGVVGVPRREQFAFRRIEFLPLDPRRVLCVLMLADNEVENRVIAMRRPYDPAELERVSNYLNAHFAGIPLQQVRAALLQELSRARDEMQALLARSLELADEALAPAAEDLVLAGQTRLMGAQGLSDVERLRELFEAFARKREILQLLDRTVQAEGIRIFIGEETGMAPLEGVSLVTAPYSAGGRVLGVLGVIGPTRMAYDRVIPVVQAAADALGAALNPDSQPS; this is translated from the coding sequence ATGGCCCGTCCACGCGATCCCGAACTGCTCGACCCGCGCGCACGGCAGTTGCTGCGTTCGCTGATCGGGCGCTACATCCGCGACGGCGAGCCGGTCGGTTCGCAGACGCTGGCGCGGCACGCCGGGCTGGACGTGAGCCCGGCGACGATCCGCAACATCCTCGCCGACCTCGAGGGCGCGGGGTTGCTGGCCGCGCCGCATGCCTCCGCCGGGCGCGTGCCCACTGCGCAGGGTTACCGCGTGTTCGTCGATTCGCTGCTGCAACTCAAGCCGCTTGGCGAAGGCGAATTGTCGCGGCTGCGGCAGGAATTGCCGGCCGGCGCGGGCACCCAAGCGCTGCTCGGCAACGCCTCGGAACTGCTGTCGGCGATGACCCATTTCGTCGGCGTGGTCGGGGTGCCGCGGCGCGAGCAGTTCGCGTTCCGCCGCATCGAATTCCTCCCGCTGGATCCGCGCCGCGTGCTGTGCGTGCTGATGCTGGCCGACAACGAGGTCGAGAACCGGGTGATCGCGATGCGCCGCCCGTACGATCCGGCCGAGCTGGAACGCGTGTCGAACTACCTCAACGCGCATTTCGCCGGCATCCCGTTGCAACAGGTGCGTGCCGCGCTGCTGCAGGAACTGTCCCGCGCCCGCGACGAGATGCAGGCGCTGCTGGCGCGTTCGCTGGAACTGGCCGACGAGGCGCTGGCGCCGGCCGCCGAGGACCTGGTCCTGGCCGGGCAGACCCGGCTGATGGGCGCGCAAGGCCTGTCCGATGTCGAACGCCTGCGTGAGCTGTTCGAAGCCTTCGCCCGCAAGCGCGAGATCCTGCAATTGCTGGACCGCACGGTGCAGGCCGAGGGCATCCGCATCTTCATCGGCGAGGAAACCGGCATGGCCCCGCTGGAAGGGGTATCGCTGGTCACCGCGCCCTACAGCGCGGGCGGGCGCGTGCTGGGCGTGCTCGGCGTCATCGGTCCCACGCGCATGGCCTACGACCGGGTCATCCCGGTGGTGCAGGCGGCCGCGGATGCGCTCGGGGCTGCCTTGAATCCCGATTCGCAGCCCTCATAG
- the grpE gene encoding nucleotide exchange factor GrpE — MTTEPSMDPETTAVDAEQALREQIEALQGELEQAKAQLLLERADLDNQRKRLARDVDQARRFANEKLLAELLPLFDSMEAGLAAATAEDPLRAGLELTLKQLHSIAEKNGLTEVAPAAGDAFDPERHQAMSMAPAGELPPGSVIHTFQKGYVLNDRLLRPALVVVAE; from the coding sequence ATGACGACCGAACCGAGCATGGACCCGGAGACCACGGCCGTGGACGCCGAACAGGCGCTGCGGGAGCAGATCGAGGCGCTGCAGGGCGAACTCGAACAGGCCAAGGCGCAGTTGCTGCTGGAACGCGCCGACCTCGACAACCAGCGCAAGCGCCTCGCCCGCGACGTGGACCAGGCGCGCCGCTTCGCCAACGAGAAGCTGCTGGCCGAACTGCTGCCGTTGTTCGACAGCATGGAGGCCGGGCTCGCCGCGGCCACCGCCGAGGATCCGCTCCGCGCCGGGCTGGAACTCACCCTCAAGCAACTGCATTCCATCGCCGAGAAGAATGGACTGACCGAAGTCGCGCCGGCCGCCGGCGACGCCTTCGATCCCGAACGCCACCAGGCGATGAGCATGGCGCCGGCCGGGGAATTGCCGCCGGGCAGCGTCATCCACACCTTCCAGAAGGGCTACGTGCTCAACGACCGCCTGTTGCGCCCCGCGCTGGTGGTCGTCGCGGAATAA
- the dnaK gene encoding molecular chaperone DnaK, giving the protein MAKIIGIDLGTTNSCVAIMEGGKARVIENSEGDRTTPSIVAYTKDGEVLVGASAKRQAVTNPKNTFFAVKRLIGRKFGDAEVQKDIELVPYKIVAHDNSDAWVALADGKSLAPQEISAQVLTKMKKTAEAFLGETVTEAVITVPAYFNDSQRQATKDAGRIAGLDVKRIINEPTAAALAYGLDKGDGKDRKVAVYDLGGGTFDVSIIEIANVDGEKQFEVLATNGDTFLGGEDFDKRVIDFLVDEFQKEQGIDLRKDPLALQRLKDAAERAKIELSSAQQTDVNLPYVTADASGPKHLNIKLTRAKLESLVEDLVKKTIEPCRVALKDAGLKASDVSEVILVGGQTRMPKVQQAVADFFGKEPRKDVNPDEAVAVGAAIQGGVLQGDVKDVLLLDVTPLSLGIETLGGVFTKIIDKNTTIPTKASQTFSTAEDNQSAVTVHVLQGEREQARYNKSLAKFDLTGIEPAPRGMPQVEVSFDIDANGIVHVTAKDKKTGKEQKVEIKAGSGLSDDEIQRMVADAESHREEDRKFHELVSARNHADGLIHATRSAIKDNGDKVGGDVIGRVEGAIAELESAMKGDDQAQIEAKSKALEEAGQALFAAVQSAGQQAEGGDAGAGQPADDVVDAEFTEVKDDDKKS; this is encoded by the coding sequence ATGGCCAAGATCATCGGCATCGACCTCGGCACCACGAATTCGTGCGTGGCGATCATGGAAGGCGGCAAGGCCCGCGTCATCGAGAACAGCGAGGGCGACCGCACCACGCCTTCGATCGTCGCCTACACCAAGGACGGCGAAGTCCTGGTCGGCGCCAGCGCCAAGCGCCAGGCGGTGACCAATCCGAAGAACACCTTCTTCGCGGTGAAACGCCTGATCGGCCGCAAGTTCGGCGACGCCGAGGTGCAGAAGGACATCGAACTCGTGCCGTACAAGATCGTCGCGCACGACAACAGCGACGCATGGGTGGCGCTGGCCGATGGCAAGAGCCTCGCGCCGCAGGAAATCTCCGCGCAAGTGCTGACCAAGATGAAGAAGACCGCCGAGGCCTTCCTCGGCGAGACCGTGACCGAGGCGGTGATCACCGTCCCGGCCTACTTCAACGATTCGCAACGCCAGGCGACCAAGGACGCCGGCCGCATCGCCGGCCTCGACGTCAAGCGCATCATCAACGAGCCGACCGCGGCCGCGCTGGCCTACGGCCTCGACAAGGGCGACGGGAAGGACCGCAAGGTCGCGGTGTACGACCTTGGCGGCGGCACCTTCGACGTGTCGATCATCGAGATCGCGAACGTCGACGGCGAGAAGCAGTTCGAAGTGCTGGCCACGAATGGCGATACCTTCCTCGGCGGCGAGGACTTCGACAAGCGCGTCATCGATTTCCTGGTCGACGAGTTCCAGAAGGAGCAGGGCATCGACCTGCGCAAGGACCCGCTGGCGCTGCAGCGCCTGAAGGATGCGGCCGAGCGCGCGAAGATCGAACTCTCCAGCGCGCAGCAGACCGACGTGAACCTGCCCTACGTCACCGCCGACGCGAGCGGCCCCAAGCACCTCAACATCAAGCTGACCCGGGCCAAGCTCGAGTCGCTGGTCGAGGATTTGGTCAAGAAGACCATCGAACCCTGCCGCGTCGCGCTCAAGGACGCCGGCCTCAAGGCTTCGGACGTCAGCGAAGTCATCCTCGTCGGCGGCCAGACCCGCATGCCGAAGGTGCAGCAGGCGGTGGCCGATTTCTTCGGCAAGGAACCGCGCAAGGACGTGAACCCGGACGAAGCAGTCGCGGTTGGCGCCGCGATCCAGGGCGGCGTGCTGCAAGGCGACGTCAAGGACGTGCTGCTGCTCGACGTGACCCCGTTGTCGCTGGGCATCGAAACCCTCGGCGGCGTGTTCACCAAGATCATCGACAAGAACACCACCATCCCGACCAAGGCGTCGCAGACCTTCAGTACCGCCGAGGACAACCAGTCCGCGGTGACGGTGCACGTGCTGCAGGGCGAGCGCGAGCAGGCCCGCTACAACAAGTCGCTGGCCAAGTTCGACCTGACCGGCATCGAGCCGGCGCCGCGCGGCATGCCGCAGGTCGAGGTCTCGTTCGACATCGACGCCAACGGCATCGTCCACGTGACGGCGAAGGACAAGAAGACCGGCAAGGAACAGAAGGTCGAGATCAAGGCCGGATCGGGCCTGTCGGACGACGAGATCCAGCGCATGGTCGCCGACGCCGAATCGCACCGCGAGGAAGACAGGAAATTCCACGAGCTGGTCTCCGCGCGCAACCACGCGGACGGTTTGATCCACGCGACCCGCAGCGCGATCAAGGACAATGGCGACAAGGTTGGCGGCGACGTGATCGGCCGGGTCGAAGGCGCGATCGCCGAACTCGAATCGGCGATGAAGGGCGACGACCAGGCGCAGATCGAAGCCAAGTCCAAGGCGCTGGAAGAAGCGGGGCAGGCGCTGTTCGCGGCGGTCCAGTCCGCTGGCCAGCAGGCCGAAGGCGGCGATGCCGGCGCCGGCCAGCCGGCCGACGACGTGGTCGACGCCGAGTTCACCGAAGTCAAGGACGACGACAAGAAGTCTTGA
- a CDS encoding TMEM175 family protein — protein sequence MGKGRLEAFSDGVIAIIITIMVLELKVPHGSDLASLVPLLPVFLSYVLSFVYVGIYWNNHHHMLQAAHKVSGSVLWANLHLLFWLSLFPFATAWMGENHFTALPTAMYGVVLLMAAIAYWLLQQRIIAVEGHDSLLARATGSDFKGRLSPLFYIAGIALAFVQPWLSCALYVLVALVWLVPDRRIESRIERK from the coding sequence ATGGGTAAGGGGAGATTGGAAGCCTTCAGCGATGGCGTCATCGCCATCATCATCACCATCATGGTGCTGGAGCTGAAGGTGCCGCACGGCAGCGACCTGGCGTCGCTGGTGCCGCTGCTGCCGGTGTTCCTGAGCTATGTGTTGAGCTTCGTCTACGTCGGGATCTACTGGAACAACCACCACCACATGCTGCAAGCCGCGCACAAGGTCAGCGGCAGCGTGCTGTGGGCCAACCTGCACCTGCTGTTCTGGCTGTCGTTGTTCCCGTTCGCGACCGCGTGGATGGGCGAGAACCACTTCACCGCGCTGCCGACCGCCATGTACGGCGTGGTGTTGCTGATGGCGGCGATCGCCTACTGGTTGCTGCAGCAGCGGATCATCGCGGTTGAAGGCCACGACTCGCTGCTCGCGCGCGCCACCGGTAGCGATTTCAAGGGGCGGCTCTCGCCGTTGTTCTACATCGCGGGCATCGCGCTGGCGTTCGTGCAGCCGTGGCTGTCCTGCGCGCTATACGTGCTGGTCGCGCTGGTCTGGCTGGTGCCGGACCGGCGCATCGAATCGAGAATCGAGCGGAAATGA
- the dnaJ gene encoding molecular chaperone DnaJ has protein sequence MSKRDYYEVLGVQRDASEEDLKKAYRRCAMKHHPDRNPDDPEALARFKECKEAYEVLSDGGKRRMYDQHGHAAFEHGMGGGNAGPGFHDVGDIFGDIFGNIFGGGTRQAPRRGADVGYVMELDLEEAVAGIEKKIELPTLSACTVCSGSGSEDGKIETCSTCHGRGQVRMQRGIFAMQQPCPHCGGRGQSIVNPCKACHGNGRVQDEKTLAVKVPAGVDSGDRIRLAGEGEAGPAGAPPGDLYVEIRVRPHELFERDGDDLHCEVPIRISQAALGDSVRVPTLGGEAEIRVPAETQTGKVFRLRDKGVKSVRSRGPGDLYCKVVVETPVNLTAEQRELLEKFETTFVGEGARKHSPRSSTFLDGVKGFWDRMVS, from the coding sequence ATGAGCAAGCGCGACTACTACGAAGTCCTCGGCGTCCAGCGCGACGCGAGCGAGGAGGACCTGAAGAAGGCCTATCGCCGCTGCGCGATGAAGCACCACCCGGACCGCAACCCCGACGATCCGGAGGCGTTGGCCCGTTTCAAGGAATGCAAGGAAGCCTATGAAGTGCTGAGCGACGGCGGCAAGCGCCGCATGTACGACCAGCACGGCCACGCCGCGTTCGAGCACGGCATGGGCGGCGGCAACGCCGGCCCGGGCTTCCACGACGTCGGCGACATCTTCGGCGACATCTTCGGCAACATCTTCGGCGGCGGCACGCGCCAGGCGCCGCGGCGCGGTGCGGACGTCGGCTACGTGATGGAACTCGACCTCGAGGAAGCCGTCGCCGGGATCGAGAAGAAGATCGAACTGCCGACGCTTTCGGCCTGCACCGTTTGCAGCGGCTCGGGTTCGGAAGACGGCAAGATCGAAACGTGCTCCACCTGCCACGGCCGTGGCCAGGTGCGCATGCAGCGCGGCATCTTCGCCATGCAACAACCGTGCCCGCATTGCGGTGGTCGCGGCCAGTCCATCGTCAACCCGTGCAAGGCCTGCCATGGCAACGGCCGGGTGCAGGACGAGAAGACGCTGGCGGTGAAGGTGCCGGCCGGCGTCGACAGCGGCGACCGCATCCGCCTCGCCGGCGAAGGCGAGGCCGGTCCCGCCGGCGCGCCGCCGGGCGACCTCTACGTCGAGATCCGCGTGCGCCCGCACGAATTGTTCGAACGCGACGGCGACGACCTGCATTGCGAAGTGCCGATCCGCATTTCCCAGGCCGCCCTCGGCGACAGCGTGCGCGTGCCCACGCTCGGCGGCGAGGCCGAGATCCGCGTTCCCGCCGAAACCCAGACTGGCAAGGTGTTCCGCCTGCGCGACAAGGGCGTGAAGTCCGTCCGCAGTCGCGGCCCGGGCGACTTGTACTGCAAGGTGGTGGTCGAAACCCCGGTGAATCTCACCGCCGAGCAGCGCGAGCTGCTGGAGAAGTTCGAAACCACCTTCGTCGGCGAAGGCGCGCGCAAGCATTCGCCAAGGTCCAGCACCTTCCTTGACGGGGTGAAGGGCTTCTGGGACCGGATGGTGTCCTGA
- a CDS encoding 2OG-Fe(II) oxygenase, with protein MHEQGASVIPPVPLLDVARLDGPDAIVAREPFRFMVAPGQLDDAHRQALVADFPRYGSAGFFPYEPADCGPALRRLIDEITAPAFAEALGRKLGIDRLGDHPAIVTLSDSVNRRHGTLHTDSRSKVATALVYFNEDWPHGSAGCLRFLASGDDIEAMVSPEILPLYGTLAAFARADNSWHGHLPFEGERRVLQVAWLTSEDELRRKQKRGTFSRWFKKFMGGLDRRFGAGRDVNARHD; from the coding sequence GTGCACGAACAAGGCGCGAGCGTGATTCCACCCGTCCCACTGCTTGATGTCGCCCGGCTCGATGGCCCGGATGCGATCGTGGCCCGCGAGCCGTTCCGCTTCATGGTCGCACCCGGGCAACTGGACGACGCGCACCGGCAGGCGCTTGTCGCGGATTTCCCGCGCTACGGCAGCGCCGGCTTCTTCCCCTACGAGCCCGCGGACTGCGGCCCGGCATTGCGCAGGTTGATCGACGAAATCACGGCCCCCGCCTTCGCCGAAGCGCTCGGCCGGAAGCTCGGCATCGATCGCCTGGGCGACCACCCCGCCATCGTCACCCTGAGCGATTCGGTGAACCGCCGCCATGGCACGCTGCACACCGACAGTCGTTCGAAGGTCGCCACCGCGCTGGTCTATTTCAACGAGGATTGGCCGCACGGGAGCGCGGGCTGCCTGCGTTTCCTCGCCAGCGGCGACGACATCGAGGCCATGGTGTCGCCCGAAATCCTCCCGCTCTACGGAACCCTGGCCGCGTTCGCGCGCGCGGACAATTCCTGGCACGGCCACCTGCCGTTCGAGGGCGAACGCCGCGTGCTGCAGGTCGCTTGGCTGACCAGCGAAGACGAACTGCGGCGCAAGCAGAAGCGCGGTACGTTTTCGCGCTGGTTCAAGAAGTTCATGGGCGGGCTGGACCGGCGCTTCGGCGCCGGCCGCGACGTCAACGCGCGGCACGACTGA